A genomic region of Catalinimonas niigatensis contains the following coding sequences:
- a CDS encoding TolC family protein, which produces MLSNIKPSLAISLLLLLFAMPKQTKAQEVLENYIREGLQNNLVVQQKNVSLEKAMYSLKIANSYFLPSLDFNSSYNHGEGGRSIALPVGDLLNPVYATLNELVQQNDFPQIENVNQQFFPQNFLDAHVRASMPLFNRDLYYNKSIQQHQLQLQEYEVKVYERELVKDIKTAYFNYLSATEAIKIYESAMALVNKNVEVNQALLKNGRGLPASVLRAESELENVRAQLQDARNAEQNAGRYFNFLLNREQSSPIIVADELTAGLEKDALSRIALKLDTSEIQQREELDMLRTAELINHTVVNMNQSFWMPKLNAFADLGVQAENMNWNSNSRYFLVGLSMDIPIYQGRRNHYNIKQSQLDLKNTQLSLNHTTQQLQMAADVALNNLNTAYQNRQAAQKRLKSAQSYFRLIERGYTEGTNSLIEFIDARNQLTSAQLQLSISTYKVLSAMAEYERESGAYPLY; this is translated from the coding sequence AAAACAATCTGGTAGTACAGCAAAAAAATGTAAGTCTGGAAAAAGCGATGTACAGCCTTAAGATAGCCAACAGCTATTTTCTGCCCTCCCTGGATTTTAACAGCAGCTATAACCACGGAGAGGGTGGACGATCCATTGCTTTGCCGGTGGGCGATCTGCTCAATCCGGTATATGCGACACTCAACGAACTAGTGCAGCAGAATGACTTTCCCCAGATAGAAAATGTCAACCAGCAGTTTTTTCCCCAGAACTTTTTAGATGCCCATGTACGTGCTTCCATGCCCTTGTTCAATCGCGATCTGTATTACAACAAAAGTATACAGCAGCACCAACTGCAATTGCAGGAGTACGAAGTGAAAGTGTATGAAAGAGAACTTGTCAAAGACATCAAGACAGCCTATTTCAACTATCTAAGCGCCACTGAGGCAATCAAGATTTATGAAAGTGCAATGGCGCTGGTCAATAAAAATGTAGAGGTGAATCAGGCTTTGCTTAAAAATGGCAGAGGCTTGCCTGCTTCCGTATTGCGGGCGGAGAGTGAACTGGAGAACGTAAGAGCCCAACTACAGGATGCCCGAAACGCTGAGCAGAATGCAGGACGCTACTTCAACTTTTTGCTCAACCGTGAGCAGAGCAGTCCCATCATCGTGGCGGATGAACTAACCGCAGGTCTGGAAAAAGATGCGCTGTCCAGAATAGCTTTGAAGTTGGATACTTCAGAAATCCAGCAAAGGGAAGAGCTGGACATGCTCAGGACAGCGGAGCTGATCAATCATACGGTGGTCAACATGAACCAAAGCTTCTGGATGCCCAAGCTGAATGCTTTTGCCGACCTGGGTGTACAGGCAGAGAATATGAACTGGAACAGCAATTCCCGTTATTTCCTGGTGGGCTTGTCTATGGACATCCCGATCTATCAGGGCAGGCGGAACCACTACAATATCAAGCAATCCCAACTTGATCTTAAAAATACTCAGCTTAGCCTGAACCATACCACCCAGCAACTGCAGATGGCTGCCGATGTAGCACTGAACAATCTGAATACAGCCTATCAAAACAGGCAGGCAGCGCAAAAGCGTTTGAAATCTGCACAAAGTTACTTTCGCCTCATAGAAAGAGGCTATACCGAAGGCACAAATTCTCTCATTGAATTCATAGATGCACGGAATCAACTTACCTCTGCCCAACTGCAGCTCAGCATCAGCACCTACAAAGTGCTCAGCGCGATGGCTGAATACGAAAGAGAAAGTGGAGCCTATCCTTTGTACTAA
- a CDS encoding FecR family protein, which yields MKRPDQDIIHRYLEGQCSPEEAELVLHWLSSTEGQTFYADYLDKRIEEQPTLSESLENLSLDDKQMLGGIYAKIAREEKSSHPTFRYWYAAAVVFLLLSTWMVVQLTSSGEQTFQTAYGEVKSIQLPDGSDVVLNANSKLWYAQDNPREIWFEGEAFFEVIHTEDDAPFSVRTADLVVNVLGTAFNVNTRRSKTDVVLSTGKVRLELQKEAQQPSLMMQPGDKVTYASTEKALEKKVVNPAAFTSWTSGTIMFDHTRLGEIFQLMEDNYGVEMVVADSSWLNKEFTGEVVQDLDVMVTLLEKTFDFTLTKQDNKIYLK from the coding sequence ATGAAAAGGCCTGATCAGGATATTATTCATCGTTATTTGGAAGGACAATGTAGCCCGGAAGAGGCAGAACTAGTGCTTCATTGGCTAAGCAGTACCGAAGGACAAACTTTTTATGCAGATTATCTGGACAAGAGAATAGAAGAGCAACCTACACTTTCTGAAAGCTTAGAAAACCTAAGTCTTGACGATAAGCAAATGCTGGGAGGGATCTATGCCAAAATTGCCAGAGAAGAAAAGTCTTCTCATCCTACATTTCGCTACTGGTATGCCGCAGCCGTGGTGTTCTTGCTTTTGAGTACCTGGATGGTAGTACAGCTCACCTCTTCAGGGGAACAAACTTTTCAAACAGCTTATGGTGAAGTAAAATCAATCCAACTGCCTGATGGCTCTGATGTGGTACTGAATGCCAATTCTAAATTGTGGTATGCACAGGACAATCCCCGCGAAATATGGTTTGAAGGAGAAGCTTTTTTTGAAGTGATACATACAGAAGATGATGCGCCTTTCAGCGTGCGTACAGCAGACCTGGTGGTCAATGTGCTGGGAACGGCATTTAACGTGAATACCCGCCGCAGCAAAACAGACGTAGTACTCAGCACCGGTAAAGTCAGGCTGGAGCTGCAAAAAGAGGCTCAGCAGCCAAGCCTGATGATGCAACCGGGAGATAAGGTAACCTACGCGTCAACAGAAAAAGCGCTGGAAAAAAAAGTGGTCAATCCCGCAGCTTTTACCTCATGGACAAGCGGAACGATTATGTTTGACCATACACGGCTTGGAGAGATCTTTCAGCTGATGGAAGACAACTATGGGGTGGAGATGGTTGTAGCTGATTCTTCCTGGCTGAACAAAGAATTTACCGGAGAAGTAGTGCAGGACCTGGACGTGATGGTGACACTACTGGAAAAGACATTTGATTTTACACTTACCAAGCAAGACAACAAGATCTATCTGAAGTAA
- a CDS encoding SusC/RagA family TonB-linked outer membrane protein has translation MQLKPKNKPAPPSFFSAGLRLLFSLLLGSYLLFPYAGIAQNLALSSAESFTSGKQGAQKLSDFLDKLGNVYQIKFVYESELIDNKVVKSERIESDQIKNDDKHTQLEKLLSEVLTPLELTYEKVYENYYVIQKKAEKARSIEILRRMNTLEKEKSRIANNKSVQRISSRMTNNMKPMEQSIRGKVTDGENGEPLPGVNVLAKGTSTGTVTDIDGSYRLSVGDEVTTLVFSSIGYVSEEIEINGQNLINIAMMPDIQSLSEVVVVGYGAVKKSDLTGSVSSISQEEITALPVNNVQQIMQGRAPGVQVIQNSHAPGGGLSVRIRGANSILGGNDPLYVVDGFVGGISLDAINPNDIESIEILKDASATAIYGSRGANGVVIITTKRGTKGNDQVNFDAYYGTQQVANTIDVMNARQFAEIANARVLNDGGTELPFPDLNNLPYDTDWQDEVFRTAPIQNYSLSFNGGNENTQYLISANYFDQDGIVINTDFSRATIRANLDKKIGKRFKVSNSFQVSRVMENTIPEGQDKGPLASALAAYPTRPVMENGEFAQMDIQGYGGFSDPIPNPVAEITQTLRESKVVRLFDMIYGEYEIAEGLKAKVSLGASYSNRRSDYYQRSTIPGTTVNGVARIRNEESIDILNENTLSYNKTIGTHAINAVAGFTSQRNEYTFFDAGSRDFVTDILETGDLSSGATIDVPSSGGTIWSQQSFLGRVNYVLQDKYLVTVTGRYDGSSRVAKKNRWTFFPSFALGWRVNEEPFMANLSSISNLKLRVSWGQTGNDRIPSYLSQQRISATTLSSGEQIVVGLAPINLPSSELDWEVTSQFDVGLDVGFLEERIRLTADFYQKNTSNLLAQIQLPLSVGYSNVTQNIGELKNTGFELGLGGDIVVNDFTWTLDANFSMNRNEITRLKGGKDVFASGLPGGASAGAFHIIREGEPLASYFGFVENGLDEAGDITYQDLDDNGVINNEDRTLLGNFFPDFIYGLNSNFSWKGFDLNVFFQGVEGTDMIRLDKFRSANSLTRGYNQLVEVTDYWTPENQDAQYPQPRSGINFRGSDSYVEDASYLRLKNLQLGYALPLTDMGVSWMRTAKVYASVQNLLTITNYTGYDPEINNQGNSTVGGNTDLRLGLDLSSYPSARTFTFGVKLGL, from the coding sequence ATGCAACTCAAACCTAAAAACAAACCTGCTCCACCTTCATTTTTCAGCGCAGGTTTACGCCTTTTGTTTTCTTTATTGCTGGGGAGTTACCTGCTTTTTCCTTATGCAGGAATTGCCCAAAACCTTGCGTTGAGCAGCGCTGAAAGTTTTACCTCCGGAAAACAGGGTGCTCAGAAACTTTCCGATTTTTTGGATAAACTGGGAAATGTGTATCAGATCAAATTTGTCTATGAAAGCGAACTGATTGATAACAAAGTAGTCAAATCAGAGCGGATTGAATCCGATCAGATCAAAAACGATGACAAACATACCCAACTGGAAAAACTGCTTAGCGAGGTGCTGACTCCTCTTGAACTCACCTACGAGAAGGTCTATGAAAACTACTACGTGATTCAGAAAAAGGCGGAGAAAGCCCGTTCTATAGAGATTTTGAGGCGAATGAATACGCTTGAAAAAGAAAAGAGCCGGATCGCAAATAATAAATCTGTTCAGCGGATCTCCAGCCGAATGACGAACAACATGAAGCCTATGGAGCAGTCCATCCGTGGCAAGGTGACCGATGGCGAAAACGGAGAGCCTCTTCCAGGGGTCAATGTGCTCGCCAAGGGTACCAGTACCGGAACAGTAACCGATATTGACGGAAGCTACAGACTCTCGGTAGGAGATGAGGTAACTACTTTGGTTTTTTCTTCCATCGGCTATGTTTCAGAGGAGATTGAAATCAATGGGCAGAATCTCATCAACATCGCTATGATGCCGGATATTCAGTCCCTTTCTGAAGTGGTGGTGGTAGGTTATGGTGCTGTTAAAAAATCCGATCTGACTGGTTCGGTATCTTCCATCTCTCAGGAAGAAATTACGGCGCTGCCGGTCAATAATGTGCAGCAGATCATGCAGGGCCGTGCACCCGGCGTTCAGGTGATCCAAAACTCTCATGCACCCGGTGGCGGACTCAGTGTACGCATCAGGGGAGCCAACTCCATACTTGGCGGAAACGATCCGCTCTATGTGGTAGATGGATTCGTAGGAGGTATCAGCCTGGATGCGATCAACCCAAATGACATTGAATCCATTGAGATATTAAAAGATGCTTCTGCTACCGCAATTTATGGTTCCCGTGGGGCCAATGGTGTGGTCATCATTACCACCAAAAGAGGTACGAAAGGCAATGACCAGGTCAATTTTGATGCTTACTACGGCACGCAGCAGGTAGCCAATACCATTGATGTGATGAATGCCCGGCAGTTTGCCGAAATTGCCAATGCCCGGGTGCTCAACGATGGCGGTACCGAACTTCCTTTTCCTGATCTCAACAATCTGCCTTACGATACCGACTGGCAGGATGAAGTTTTCCGTACGGCACCTATTCAGAATTACTCCTTATCCTTCAATGGAGGCAATGAAAATACCCAGTATCTGATTTCTGCCAACTACTTTGATCAGGATGGTATTGTCATCAACACAGATTTCAGCAGGGCTACCATACGGGCTAACCTGGATAAAAAGATTGGAAAACGCTTCAAAGTTTCCAATAGCTTTCAGGTCAGCAGAGTGATGGAGAACACCATTCCCGAAGGCCAGGACAAGGGACCATTGGCTTCTGCTTTGGCGGCCTATCCTACCAGGCCAGTGATGGAAAATGGGGAGTTTGCTCAAATGGATATTCAAGGGTATGGTGGCTTTAGCGATCCTATTCCCAATCCGGTAGCAGAGATCACTCAAACGCTTCGTGAATCTAAAGTGGTCAGGCTTTTTGATATGATCTACGGAGAATATGAAATTGCGGAAGGCTTAAAAGCCAAAGTATCACTGGGAGCGAGCTACTCCAACAGGCGTTCTGATTATTACCAGAGAAGCACTATCCCCGGCACAACGGTGAACGGCGTAGCGAGGATAAGAAATGAAGAAAGTATTGACATTCTGAATGAAAATACGCTCAGCTATAACAAAACCATAGGCACTCATGCCATCAATGCTGTGGCTGGCTTTACCTCACAACGCAATGAATATACGTTTTTTGATGCCGGTTCAAGGGATTTTGTCACCGACATACTGGAAACAGGTGACCTCTCTTCCGGTGCTACCATAGATGTACCCAGCTCGGGGGGCACCATCTGGAGTCAGCAATCTTTTCTCGGCAGGGTCAATTACGTATTGCAAGACAAATATTTAGTGACGGTCACTGGTCGTTATGATGGGTCTTCCCGAGTAGCTAAAAAGAACCGCTGGACATTTTTCCCTTCCTTTGCTTTGGGGTGGAGAGTCAATGAAGAACCTTTCATGGCCAATCTGAGTAGCATTTCCAACCTCAAACTAAGAGTAAGCTGGGGACAAACCGGTAATGACCGTATACCTTCTTACTTATCGCAGCAGCGGATAAGCGCCACCACACTCTCTTCCGGGGAGCAGATCGTAGTGGGTTTGGCTCCCATCAATCTGCCAAGCTCTGAACTGGACTGGGAGGTCACCAGCCAGTTTGACGTAGGACTGGACGTGGGCTTTCTGGAGGAAAGAATACGGCTTACGGCAGATTTCTACCAGAAAAATACCAGCAACCTGTTGGCTCAGATTCAATTGCCCCTGTCGGTAGGCTATAGTAATGTTACGCAGAATATTGGTGAACTGAAAAATACCGGGTTTGAACTTGGGCTAGGTGGAGATATCGTGGTGAATGATTTTACCTGGACCCTGGATGCTAACTTCTCCATGAACCGCAATGAGATCACCCGACTCAAAGGAGGTAAAGATGTCTTTGCCTCAGGCTTGCCTGGAGGAGCTTCTGCCGGAGCCTTCCACATCATTCGTGAAGGAGAGCCCCTGGCGTCCTATTTTGGTTTTGTAGAAAATGGTCTGGATGAGGCGGGTGACATCACTTACCAGGACCTGGATGATAACGGTGTGATCAATAACGAAGACCGTACTCTTCTGGGTAACTTTTTTCCGGATTTTATCTACGGCCTCAATTCCAACTTCTCCTGGAAAGGCTTTGATCTGAATGTCTTCTTTCAGGGGGTAGAGGGTACCGACATGATTCGCCTGGATAAATTCAGAAGTGCCAACTCCCTGACCCGGGGGTATAACCAGTTGGTAGAAGTAACGGATTACTGGACACCGGAAAATCAGGATGCACAATATCCTCAACCCCGCTCAGGCATCAATTTCAGAGGTTCTGACAGCTATGTGGAAGATGCCTCTTATCTGAGACTTAAAAACTTACAGCTTGGCTACGCTTTACCGCTTACCGACATGGGCGTAAGCTGGATGCGTACGGCAAAAGTTTATGCCAGTGTACAAAACCTTCTGACCATCACCAATTATACAGGTTACGATCCTGAAATCAATAATCAGGGGAACAGTACGGTAGGAGGAAATACAGACTTACGTCTGGGTTTGGATTTGTCCAGTTATCCTTCAGCCCGCACCTTTACTTTCGGCGTGAAACTGGGACTTTAA
- a CDS encoding efflux RND transporter permease subunit, whose translation MKISEYAVKNYQFTLVIFLMIVALGATTLLNMSRSEDPEINAPQFPVVIIYPGTSPQDMEELVVDPLEKKISELEDIKKIMTNISDGVAVMQVFYKYESDVDDKYQELIREVNGLRDELPKDIYSIEVDKVSPSGVNIMQIALISENASRKSLKFEAERLQEELEKLTELKDVEIHGLPEEIVRVDLRLEKMASMNVPLNAVIGSLQNEMTNIPGGSVEAGLKSFNVKTSGDFDKVEEIANTIVFSLNGKNILLKEIADVRLDHEVDKHITRLNGHRSIFVTAAQKTGYNISQTQEKYKPVLEAYAKALPSNIDMVQHFDQADNVNKRLGSLGIDFMIAILLVSITLLPLGGRAALIVMISIPLSLSIGLVILNVLGYNLNQLSIVGLVVALGLLVDDSIVVVENIERWLREGHSRMQATILATKQIGLAVVGCTVTLVIAFLPLVFLPEGAGDFIRSLPMAVITSVLASMLVSLTIIPFLSSRILKEHAGHPEGNVFLRSLQKVIHSSYAPLLNVALKRPLATVAIAAVIFVSSLLLFPVIGFSLFPMSEKPQFLVNVISPLQSKLGYTDEVAKEVEEELEKIPDVTYFATNVGKGNPRIYYNEIPENERTDFAQLFVQLDESTSMERKLEITEALRSKFSQYPGARVEVKNFEQGPPVTAPVEVRLLGNNLDTLRMLAGRVENILKMNEASIYVDNPVSNLKSDIKVDINKEKARMLGVNTLDIARTVRLAVAGLPVGSYSDADGEDRDVLLTTPRQNVQQGRPTLDAFEHMHVNNMQGDAIPIRQIADLSLEASPLTIDHYNKTRMVAVSSFVRKGFLTDNVIQQVIQEMDAFPFPTGYTYMMGGEYESRQESFGGFGTVIIVTVFLFIAVLILEFKTFKSTLIVLSVIPLGMVGALLALWMTGNSLSFVAIIGLIALAGIEVKNSILLVDFTNQLREEGRSLEEAIREAGELRFLPIILTTLTAIGGLTPIAISSNPLISPLAIVLIGGLISSTLLSRIVTPIVYKLIPPRIEQTAEKRQLAQA comes from the coding sequence ATGAAAATATCAGAATACGCGGTAAAGAATTACCAATTCACCCTGGTGATCTTCCTGATGATCGTGGCGCTGGGAGCAACGACCCTGCTGAACATGTCACGAAGCGAAGATCCTGAGATCAATGCGCCCCAGTTTCCGGTGGTGATTATCTATCCCGGCACCAGCCCTCAGGATATGGAAGAACTGGTGGTAGACCCTCTGGAAAAGAAAATTTCTGAGCTGGAAGACATCAAAAAAATCATGACCAACATCAGCGACGGGGTAGCCGTGATGCAGGTGTTTTACAAATACGAAAGCGATGTGGATGACAAATACCAGGAGTTGATCCGCGAAGTCAATGGCCTCCGCGATGAACTTCCCAAAGACATCTACAGCATAGAGGTAGATAAGGTAAGCCCTTCCGGCGTAAACATCATGCAGATTGCTTTGATCTCGGAAAATGCTTCCCGCAAAAGCCTGAAATTTGAAGCAGAAAGGCTACAGGAAGAATTAGAAAAACTGACCGAACTCAAAGACGTGGAAATCCACGGCTTGCCGGAAGAAATCGTACGGGTGGACCTGCGCCTGGAAAAAATGGCGAGCATGAACGTGCCCCTAAATGCTGTGATTGGCAGCCTGCAAAATGAGATGACCAACATTCCCGGAGGTAGTGTGGAAGCAGGGCTCAAATCTTTTAACGTCAAAACCAGTGGTGATTTTGACAAGGTAGAAGAGATTGCCAATACCATCGTCTTTTCGTTGAATGGTAAGAATATTTTGCTGAAAGAAATCGCCGATGTGCGTCTGGACCATGAAGTAGACAAACACATCACCCGTCTCAACGGGCACCGCAGTATTTTTGTGACTGCTGCCCAGAAGACAGGTTATAACATTTCGCAAACTCAGGAAAAATACAAACCGGTGCTGGAAGCTTATGCCAAAGCGCTGCCTTCCAACATTGACATGGTGCAGCACTTTGACCAGGCCGATAATGTCAATAAACGTCTGGGAAGCCTGGGTATAGATTTTATGATTGCTATACTGCTGGTATCTATCACGCTCTTGCCCCTCGGAGGACGTGCAGCTCTCATCGTCATGATTTCCATTCCTTTGTCGCTTTCTATTGGGCTGGTGATCCTCAACGTGTTGGGCTACAACCTGAACCAACTCAGCATTGTAGGGCTAGTGGTCGCCCTGGGCTTGTTGGTAGATGACAGTATCGTAGTGGTGGAAAATATAGAACGCTGGCTGCGCGAAGGACATAGCCGGATGCAGGCTACCATTCTGGCTACCAAGCAGATAGGTTTGGCCGTAGTAGGTTGTACCGTAACGCTGGTCATTGCCTTTCTTCCACTGGTTTTTCTGCCAGAAGGGGCCGGAGACTTTATCCGCAGCCTGCCGATGGCCGTCATTACTTCGGTGCTGGCCTCCATGCTGGTGTCGCTGACCATCATTCCTTTTCTTTCCAGCCGCATTCTCAAAGAACATGCTGGTCATCCCGAAGGCAACGTTTTTCTCAGATCATTGCAGAAAGTCATTCATAGCAGCTATGCTCCCTTGTTGAATGTTGCCCTAAAAAGACCTTTGGCGACAGTGGCCATTGCGGCTGTGATCTTTGTCAGTTCTTTGCTTTTGTTTCCAGTAATAGGCTTCAGCTTATTCCCTATGTCGGAGAAGCCACAGTTTCTGGTCAATGTCATTTCTCCCTTGCAGTCTAAACTTGGCTATACTGATGAGGTAGCGAAAGAAGTAGAAGAAGAGTTAGAGAAGATTCCTGATGTCACGTATTTCGCGACCAATGTGGGCAAGGGGAATCCCAGAATCTACTACAATGAAATTCCTGAGAATGAGCGAACCGATTTTGCCCAGCTCTTTGTCCAACTGGACGAAAGTACTTCCATGGAAAGAAAACTTGAAATTACGGAAGCCCTGAGAAGTAAGTTTAGTCAGTATCCGGGAGCCAGGGTTGAAGTAAAAAACTTCGAGCAGGGACCGCCGGTTACCGCACCGGTAGAGGTGAGATTGCTGGGTAACAATCTGGATACACTGCGCATGCTGGCCGGTAGGGTAGAGAACATACTGAAAATGAACGAAGCCAGTATCTATGTAGACAATCCGGTGAGTAATCTGAAGTCAGACATCAAGGTAGATATTAACAAAGAAAAAGCCCGTATGCTGGGCGTGAATACACTAGATATCGCCCGTACGGTTAGGCTGGCGGTTGCCGGACTTCCGGTAGGCAGCTATTCCGATGCAGATGGTGAGGACCGGGATGTATTGCTGACTACGCCCCGGCAAAATGTGCAGCAGGGGCGTCCTACCCTTGATGCTTTTGAGCATATGCATGTCAACAATATGCAGGGCGATGCCATTCCGATCCGGCAGATTGCTGACTTAAGTCTGGAAGCCTCTCCGCTGACCATAGATCATTACAACAAAACACGAATGGTAGCAGTCAGCTCCTTTGTCCGTAAAGGCTTTCTGACCGACAATGTGATACAGCAGGTCATTCAGGAGATGGATGCTTTTCCTTTTCCCACAGGATATACCTATATGATGGGAGGAGAGTATGAGTCTAGGCAGGAGTCTTTCGGAGGTTTCGGTACCGTGATCATCGTGACGGTATTCCTCTTCATAGCTGTGTTGATTCTGGAATTCAAGACGTTCAAAAGTACCCTGATTGTACTTTCTGTGATTCCTCTAGGCATGGTAGGCGCATTGCTGGCACTCTGGATGACTGGAAATTCCCTTTCCTTCGTAGCGATTATCGGACTCATTGCCCTGGCGGGAATTGAAGTTAAAAATTCCATATTGCTGGTGGATTTTACCAACCAGTTGCGGGAAGAGGGGCGCAGCCTGGAAGAAGCAATACGTGAGGCTGGCGAGTTGCGCTTTCTGCCCATCATCCTCACTACCCTTACGGCTATCGGTGGACTGACGCCCATTGCAATTTCCAGCAATCCACTGATTTCTCCACTGGCCATTGTGCTCATCGGCGGACTGATCAGTTCTACCTTACTATCGCGTATCGTCACACCCATCGTATACAAACTGATTCCTCCCAGAATAGAGCAGACAGCGGAGAAGAGACAACTGGCACAGGCTTAA
- a CDS encoding RNA polymerase sigma factor, whose protein sequence is MEQKAELIFSLEVSLVKRLRKGDTSAFEELYFRYRKSLLAFAFKELKGEELASDAVQEVFCKLWIKRKELDANQSIKGFLFTCLKNHILNVIRSQKNEVLKNYRFASQQQRSINGTEQEVMSRELQTDINHLLSQLPELKREILSLNIYKGLSKEQIAEELNISTNTVKIYLSQSSRQLRTFIEEHGLHVLILCYLSFSFIP, encoded by the coding sequence ATGGAGCAGAAAGCAGAACTAATCTTCTCATTGGAAGTAAGCTTGGTTAAAAGGTTAAGAAAAGGTGATACATCTGCTTTTGAAGAACTTTATTTCAGGTACCGTAAGTCTCTATTAGCTTTTGCTTTCAAAGAACTAAAAGGTGAAGAGCTGGCTAGCGATGCGGTTCAGGAAGTTTTTTGTAAGCTGTGGATAAAGCGTAAGGAACTGGATGCCAACCAATCCATCAAAGGTTTTTTGTTTACCTGTCTGAAAAATCACATCCTGAACGTAATCAGATCACAAAAAAACGAAGTACTGAAAAACTATCGCTTTGCCAGTCAGCAGCAAAGAAGTATCAATGGTACGGAGCAGGAAGTGATGAGCAGAGAACTGCAAACGGATATCAATCATCTCCTGAGTCAGCTTCCCGAACTCAAGCGAGAAATCCTCAGCCTTAATATTTACAAAGGTTTATCCAAAGAGCAGATTGCCGAAGAACTGAATATTTCAACCAATACTGTTAAAATTTACCTTAGTCAGTCATCCCGTCAATTGCGCACCTTCATTGAAGAACATGGCCTCCATGTGCTGATCCTGTGCTATCTTTCTTTCTCTTTCATCCCATAA
- a CDS encoding efflux RND transporter periplasmic adaptor subunit, with the protein MKTFPSLSLILFLALLWQACSPAESAKAVPAANEAIPVQVIALQKEEVAQPVVTSGQFSTDDETTLSFKTGGIVKDVLVKEGDRVRKGQLLATLDLTEIKTGVSQAELAHKKAQRDFSRTENLYRDSVATLEQYQNAETALALANEQWNAAKFNLSYSEIRAVANGYVLTKFANAGQMISTGDPVIRVNGASDSKWIFKAGVSDKEWAVIQEGDSASILTDALPGQPLPARVVRKSEGADPLNGAFAIELRVDTDQKMLASGLFGTATIIPAKKVNVWRIPHEALLDGNADQGFVFVTDDRKTAHKIQVTIASIGNDYIHISGGLENVSALISRGSAYLKDESAISIVQ; encoded by the coding sequence ATGAAAACTTTTCCATCTCTAAGCCTTATCCTTTTCTTGGCCCTGCTGTGGCAAGCCTGTAGTCCGGCCGAAAGTGCCAAAGCCGTTCCTGCTGCCAATGAAGCCATTCCGGTACAGGTCATCGCTCTGCAAAAAGAAGAAGTCGCACAGCCGGTGGTGACTTCAGGACAGTTTAGTACCGATGATGAAACTACCCTTTCCTTCAAAACCGGAGGCATTGTGAAAGATGTGCTGGTCAAAGAAGGAGATCGGGTACGCAAAGGTCAACTGCTGGCCACGCTGGATCTGACCGAGATCAAAACCGGAGTAAGCCAGGCAGAACTGGCCCATAAGAAAGCACAAAGAGACTTCAGCCGCACCGAAAATCTGTACCGCGACAGTGTAGCGACTTTGGAGCAGTATCAGAATGCAGAGACCGCTTTAGCCTTAGCCAATGAGCAGTGGAATGCTGCCAAATTCAATCTCAGTTATTCTGAAATCAGAGCCGTCGCTAATGGCTATGTACTCACAAAATTCGCCAATGCCGGACAAATGATCAGCACTGGAGACCCTGTTATCAGAGTAAACGGAGCCAGTGACTCTAAGTGGATTTTCAAAGCAGGCGTAAGTGATAAGGAATGGGCAGTGATCCAGGAAGGAGATTCGGCCAGTATACTTACCGATGCTCTGCCCGGACAGCCTTTGCCCGCCCGGGTCGTCAGAAAGTCAGAAGGAGCAGACCCGCTCAACGGAGCCTTTGCCATTGAACTGCGGGTGGATACAGACCAGAAGATGCTGGCCTCCGGACTCTTTGGTACGGCTACCATCATCCCTGCCAAAAAAGTAAACGTCTGGCGTATTCCTCATGAAGCGCTGCTGGATGGCAATGCCGACCAGGGCTTCGTCTTCGTCACCGACGATCGCAAAACTGCCCACAAAATTCAGGTCACGATAGCCTCCATCGGTAATGACTACATACACATCAGTGGAGGATTGGAGAATGTAAGCGCACTCATTAGCCGGGGCAGTGCCTACCTGAAAGACGAGTCAGCCATCAGCATAGTACAATAA